One window of the Natronomonas marina genome contains the following:
- a CDS encoding NfeD family protein → MIDVLAQTGPELFGLSVPFLLVLIGAGLMIMEAFAPGAHFIVIGIALLAAGLVGLFVGPVLPAVALPLVLAAVVIAAGGGALYAYRQFDFYGGKGSGQTSDSKSLRGKTGRVTERVTESSGEVKLDGGGFNPYYQARALDGEIPEGEEVMVVDPGGGNVVTVESTSVFEDDIDRRLAADRERGEADEPEPEREREGDGEPA, encoded by the coding sequence ATGATCGATGTCCTCGCACAGACCGGCCCCGAACTGTTCGGGCTCTCGGTGCCGTTCCTGCTCGTCCTGATCGGAGCGGGGCTGATGATAATGGAGGCGTTCGCCCCCGGCGCCCACTTCATCGTCATCGGCATCGCGCTGCTGGCGGCGGGGCTGGTCGGCCTGTTCGTGGGGCCGGTCCTCCCGGCGGTCGCGCTGCCGCTCGTCCTGGCGGCGGTGGTCATCGCTGCCGGCGGCGGGGCGCTGTACGCCTACCGGCAGTTCGATTTCTACGGCGGGAAGGGCAGCGGCCAGACCTCCGACTCGAAGTCCCTGCGGGGCAAGACCGGCCGCGTCACCGAGCGAGTCACCGAAAGCAGCGGCGAGGTGAAACTCGACGGCGGCGGCTTCAACCCCTACTACCAGGCGCGGGCCCTCGACGGCGAGATTCCGGAAGGAGAGGAGGTGATGGTGGTCGATCCCGGCGGTGGCAACGTCGTCACCGTCGAGTCGACGTCGGTCTTCGAGGACGACATCGACCGCCGGCTGGCGGCCGACCGCGAGCGGGGGGAGGCCGACGAGCCGGAACCGGAACGGGAACGAGAGGGCGACGGCGAACCGGCCTGA
- a CDS encoding SPFH domain-containing protein yields the protein MFTPLQLGGTILPIVALLLLAIAVVAVYQAVEIVNAYEKRALTVFGEYRKLLEPGINFVPPFVSKTYPFDMRTQTLDVPRQEAITRDNSPVTADAVVYIKVMDARKAFLEVENYKKAVSNLAQTTLRAVLGDMELDDTLNKRQEINAHIRRELDEPTDEWGIRVESVEVREVNPSKDVQQAMEQQTSAERKRRAMILEAQGERRSAIETAEGDKQSNIIRAQGEKQSQILEAQGDAISTVLRAKSAESMGERAVIERGMETLEEIGKGESTTFVLPQELTSLLSRYGQHLTGSDVATDGELLESLEFDAETREMLGLDDIEEILGQIEEETEMDVEQMEQEAQAIKEGADPADIRDPDEVIAEMDEEMSGSGSGSEVGTGSTTTEGSEVGTGSTTPDSGDDGGESGDDSDSTDAETETEKN from the coding sequence ATGTTCACGCCCCTCCAGCTGGGTGGGACGATTCTGCCCATCGTCGCGTTGCTGTTGCTCGCCATCGCCGTTGTGGCCGTGTACCAGGCGGTCGAGATCGTCAACGCCTACGAGAAACGGGCGCTGACGGTGTTCGGGGAGTACCGCAAACTCCTCGAACCGGGTATCAACTTCGTCCCGCCATTCGTCTCGAAAACCTACCCCTTCGACATGCGGACCCAGACGCTCGACGTGCCGCGCCAGGAGGCCATCACCCGCGACAACTCGCCGGTGACGGCCGACGCCGTCGTCTACATCAAGGTCATGGACGCCCGGAAGGCCTTCCTCGAGGTCGAGAACTACAAGAAGGCCGTCTCGAACCTCGCACAGACCACCCTGCGGGCGGTGCTGGGCGACATGGAACTCGACGACACGCTGAACAAGCGCCAGGAGATCAACGCCCACATCCGCCGAGAACTGGACGAACCGACCGACGAGTGGGGCATCCGCGTCGAGTCCGTCGAGGTCCGCGAGGTCAACCCCAGCAAGGACGTCCAGCAGGCGATGGAACAGCAGACCTCCGCCGAGCGCAAGCGGCGGGCGATGATTCTCGAGGCGCAGGGTGAACGCCGCAGCGCCATCGAGACCGCCGAGGGTGACAAGCAGTCCAACATCATCCGCGCACAGGGTGAAAAGCAGAGCCAGATCCTCGAGGCGCAGGGTGACGCCATCTCGACGGTGCTGCGCGCCAAGTCCGCCGAGTCGATGGGCGAACGGGCCGTCATCGAACGCGGCATGGAGACGCTGGAGGAAATCGGCAAGGGCGAGTCGACCACCTTCGTCCTCCCGCAGGAACTCACCTCGCTGCTCAGCCGGTACGGACAGCACCTCACCGGCAGCGACGTCGCCACCGACGGCGAACTGCTCGAGAGTCTGGAGTTCGACGCCGAGACCCGCGAGATGCTCGGACTGGACGACATCGAGGAGATCCTCGGCCAGATCGAGGAGGAGACGGAGATGGACGTCGAGCAGATGGAGCAGGAGGCCCAGGCCATCAAGGAAGGCGCCGACCCCGCCGACATCCGCGACCCCGACGAGGTCATCGCCGAGATGGACGAGGAGATGTCCGGCAGCGGGTCCGGCAGCGAGGTCGGCACCGGGAGCACGACGACGGAGGGCAGCGAGGTCGGCACCGGGAGCACCACGCCGGACTCCGGCGACGACGGGGGAGAGAGCGGCGACGATAGTGATTCCACCGACGCCGAAACCGAGACCGAGAAGAACTGA
- a CDS encoding DUF7312 domain-containing protein translates to MADHDAGEGATEEEWRFPLSDFEEDGEGDEVVDSTTGDAAGGDAPRENTKIEPGEPTLEGAVFVLLGVGFALFVLSRLFVA, encoded by the coding sequence ATGGCCGACCACGACGCTGGCGAGGGCGCCACCGAGGAGGAGTGGCGCTTCCCGCTGTCGGACTTCGAGGAGGACGGCGAGGGCGACGAGGTCGTCGACTCGACCACCGGGGACGCCGCCGGGGGGGACGCCCCCCGAGAGAACACGAAAATAGAGCCCGGCGAGCCAACCCTCGAGGGGGCCGTCTTCGTGCTGCTCGGCGTCGGGTTCGCGCTGTTCGTCCTCTCGCGGTTGTTCGTCGCTTGA
- a CDS encoding GNAT family N-acetyltransferase: MPGPPFLHGEEVDLHAVAEEDAEFVARGRNDPEVRPWLPRSRPHAVAEASEDIEGYMNDDSDGLGLLACVDGEPIGLLSMFMFEPDSGHAFIGAWFVPEEQGQGYGTDAVGRFVEYGFDERRLHRIGAAARADNDASRATLEKLGFVQEGRHREHYYVDGEYVDQITYGLLESEWQAD, translated from the coding sequence ATGCCCGGACCTCCCTTCCTGCACGGCGAGGAGGTTGATCTGCACGCCGTTGCCGAGGAGGACGCCGAGTTCGTCGCCCGCGGCCGGAACGACCCCGAAGTCCGGCCGTGGCTCCCCCGCTCGCGGCCGCACGCGGTCGCCGAGGCGAGCGAGGACATCGAGGGGTACATGAACGACGACAGCGACGGCCTCGGCCTGCTGGCCTGCGTCGACGGCGAGCCCATCGGTCTGCTGTCGATGTTCATGTTCGAACCCGACTCCGGGCACGCGTTTATCGGGGCGTGGTTCGTCCCGGAGGAACAGGGGCAGGGGTACGGCACCGACGCCGTCGGTCGGTTCGTCGAGTACGGCTTCGACGAGCGGCGACTCCACCGCATCGGCGCGGCCGCCCGCGCCGACAACGACGCCTCGCGGGCGACGCTGGAGAAACTCGGGTTCGTTCAGGAGGGTCGCCACCGCGAGCACTACTACGTCGACGGGGAGTACGTCGACCAGATAACGTACGGCCTGCTGGAATCGGAGTGGCAAGCCGACTGA
- a CDS encoding DUF7123 family protein, whose product MSATATTPTTDLSDKQRRILAYLREKGRMKTYFKSRLIGDELGMSAKEVGTNMTAICEGDFDVDVEKWGYSSGTTWKVTV is encoded by the coding sequence ATGAGCGCGACCGCAACGACGCCGACGACCGACCTCAGCGACAAGCAGCGCCGCATCCTCGCGTACCTCCGCGAGAAGGGCCGGATGAAGACCTACTTCAAGTCGCGGCTCATCGGCGACGAACTCGGCATGTCGGCCAAGGAGGTCGGCACCAATATGACCGCCATCTGCGAGGGCGACTTCGACGTCGACGTCGAGAAGTGGGGCTACTCCTCGGGGACGACCTGGAAGGTCACGGTCTGA
- a CDS encoding YkgJ family cysteine cluster protein translates to MSLEADLDRARDLSVADLADAVESIGFECTRCGGCCKAVEPDDGETQEHTATLFPDEARELLDATDEGFDREYDWRDVARPMPYGLSEGEDGPEGETFEWALQTDACGDCTFYREADDGTGACTVHGERPLICRTYPFSVVLGEADDEDAAVAQPMGEAVDREGPVRAHECEGLGRDISRADAEELAAALKQRAVRELEEAIAVRENYEPRPDADGVVVHDSEGPKRPDGTPLNSR, encoded by the coding sequence ATGAGTCTCGAGGCCGACCTCGACCGTGCCCGCGACCTCTCGGTGGCCGACCTCGCCGACGCCGTCGAATCAATCGGCTTCGAGTGCACCCGGTGTGGGGGTTGCTGCAAGGCCGTCGAACCCGACGACGGCGAGACACAGGAGCACACCGCCACCCTCTTTCCCGACGAGGCGCGCGAGTTGCTGGACGCCACCGACGAGGGGTTCGACCGCGAGTACGACTGGCGGGACGTCGCCCGGCCGATGCCCTACGGACTCTCCGAGGGCGAGGACGGCCCCGAGGGCGAGACCTTCGAGTGGGCGCTGCAGACCGACGCCTGCGGGGACTGCACCTTCTACCGGGAGGCCGACGACGGGACCGGCGCCTGCACCGTCCACGGCGAGCGCCCGCTCATCTGCCGCACCTACCCGTTCAGCGTCGTGCTCGGCGAGGCGGACGACGAGGACGCCGCCGTCGCACAGCCGATGGGCGAGGCCGTCGACCGCGAGGGGCCGGTCCGCGCCCACGAGTGCGAGGGCCTCGGCCGGGACATCTCCCGGGCCGACGCCGAGGAACTCGCCGCCGCGCTCAAGCAACGGGCGGTCCGTGAACTCGAGGAGGCCATCGCTGTCCGGGAGAACTACGAGCCGCGACCCGACGCCGACGGCGTGGTCGTCCACGATTCGGAGGGCCCGAAGCGTCCCGACGGGACCCCCCTGAACAGTCGGTAG
- a CDS encoding winged helix-turn-helix transcriptional regulator: MRDEGVDESKRATLKRFAALGATTPLVGISAADDGSDVREAIVGYLAATPGAHFSKLRDDLQLGTGETQHHLRRLENDGAVVGRKDGDYKRYFPAGRFSDFEQRALGYLRRETPRRMLVALLRDPSATGADLAAAADVSRSTVSKYATQLDAAGLLSRADGYVVERPETLLTLVVRYADSFGAEAVALAGEADELVAYDP, translated from the coding sequence ATGAGAGACGAGGGGGTCGACGAGAGCAAGCGGGCGACCCTGAAGCGCTTCGCGGCACTCGGAGCGACGACCCCGCTCGTCGGGATTTCGGCGGCCGACGACGGAAGCGACGTCCGGGAGGCCATCGTCGGCTACCTCGCGGCGACGCCGGGCGCGCACTTCTCGAAGCTCCGCGACGACCTCCAGCTCGGCACCGGCGAGACCCAGCACCACCTCCGGCGCCTCGAAAACGACGGCGCCGTCGTCGGCCGCAAGGACGGCGACTACAAGCGGTACTTCCCGGCGGGACGGTTCTCGGACTTCGAGCAGCGCGCGCTGGGCTACCTCCGCCGGGAGACGCCGCGGCGGATGCTCGTCGCGCTGCTGCGGGACCCCTCGGCGACGGGCGCCGACCTCGCGGCGGCCGCCGACGTCTCCCGCTCGACGGTCTCGAAGTACGCCACCCAACTCGACGCCGCGGGCCTGCTGTCGCGGGCCGACGGCTACGTCGTCGAGCGACCGGAGACGCTCTTGACGCTCGTCGTCCGGTATGCCGACTCCTTCGGGGCCGAGGCGGTCGCCCTCGCCGGCGAGGCGGACGAACTCGTTGCGTACGACCCCTGA
- a CDS encoding TRAM domain-containing protein codes for MEISDKLLCLFSAEVEETEDRFVVEIPRREVETGSVDPGETYRVALVAGGTETGSTSSESEPSDEPQPPVEEGEIRYVEIEDLGKQGDGIARVERGYVIIVPGGEVGERVKVEISEVKSNFAVGEIIE; via the coding sequence ATGGAAATCTCCGATAAACTCCTGTGTCTGTTCAGTGCCGAGGTCGAGGAGACCGAGGACCGTTTTGTCGTCGAGATCCCGCGCAGAGAGGTCGAGACCGGCTCCGTCGATCCCGGCGAGACGTACCGCGTCGCCCTGGTCGCCGGCGGGACCGAAACCGGATCGACGTCCTCGGAGTCCGAACCCAGCGACGAACCGCAACCCCCCGTCGAGGAGGGCGAGATACGCTACGTCGAGATCGAGGACCTCGGCAAGCAGGGCGACGGCATCGCCCGCGTCGAGCGCGGCTACGTCATCATCGTCCCCGGCGGCGAGGTCGGCGAGCGCGTCAAGGTCGAGATCTCCGAAGTGAAGTCGAACTTCGCGGTCGGCGAGATTATCGAATAG